From Bacteroidota bacterium, the proteins below share one genomic window:
- a CDS encoding patatin-like phospholipase family protein has product MQPIRILSLDGGGMRGIIPARYLQLLEIRLNEQRKAKGLSPKPLYSYFDIIAGTSTGGLISAALTVPDATRPSLPKYNLQDIIDIYLKDGQRIFPRPGLWRKVKGYVLGGETLYAPDGIEAVLRERMGEVRLKQTLKPVLICSYDIFNNEPRFFKTREAFETEDENFTLFHACRSTSAGPTYFPPCHFKHGNREFNCIDGGVYINNPSIGALAELIKHARYYVGDRRIDDTLSNVHVLSVGTGRYNGQLSIRESERMSAVKWIQPLLDIMMYGVNQTTDYVQKQVLLEKTNYLRFNVEVKEQKYSAMDNAAPDALNYWDTLSKEEFARKTADLDVFLQASGMLD; this is encoded by the coding sequence ATGCAACCCATTCGCATACTCTCACTCGACGGTGGCGGTATGCGCGGCATTATTCCCGCGCGTTATCTGCAACTGCTTGAAATCCGTTTAAACGAGCAGCGCAAAGCCAAAGGGCTTTCGCCCAAGCCGCTGTACAGTTATTTCGATATTATTGCCGGTACATCTACGGGTGGTCTTATCAGTGCGGCGCTTACGGTGCCGGATGCCACGCGGCCATCGCTGCCGAAGTATAACCTGCAGGACATTATTGATATTTACCTGAAAGACGGGCAGCGTATTTTTCCCAGGCCCGGCCTTTGGCGCAAGGTAAAAGGCTATGTGCTGGGCGGCGAAACACTTTATGCGCCCGATGGCATTGAAGCCGTGCTGCGCGAACGAATGGGCGAGGTGCGTTTAAAGCAAACGCTGAAACCCGTGCTCATTTGCAGCTACGATATTTTCAATAACGAGCCTCGCTTTTTCAAAACCCGCGAAGCGTTTGAAACCGAAGACGAAAACTTTACCTTGTTTCATGCCTGCCGTTCTACCTCGGCCGGGCCTACGTATTTTCCACCCTGCCATTTTAAACACGGCAACCGCGAGTTTAACTGTATTGACGGCGGTGTGTATATAAACAACCCGAGCATAGGCGCACTTGCCGAACTCATAAAACATGCACGCTATTACGTGGGCGACCGCCGCATTGATGATACGCTGAGCAATGTACACGTGCTTTCTGTAGGCACGGGGCGCTACAACGGTCAGCTTTCCATTCGTGAATCGGAGCGCATGAGTGCGGTGAAATGGATACAGCCCCTGCTCGATATTATGATGTATGGCGTGAACCAAACCACTGACTACGTGCAGAAGCAGGTGCTGCTTGAAAAAACAAATTACCTGCGCTTTAACGTGGAAGTAAAAGAACAGAAGTATTCGGCTATGGACAATGCCGCGCCGGATGCACTGAACTACTGGGACACACTTTCGAAAGAAGAGTTTGCCCGCAAAACGGCCGATCTGGATGTGTTTTTGCAGGCCAGCGGTATGCTTGACTAA
- a CDS encoding AAA family ATPase: MNTLPDTLPQAEALNRALQHLKDTFVGKDDIADLMGISLVARENLFLLGPPGTAKSALVRELALTLNGRSFEYLLTRFTEPNEIFGPFDIRKLREGELVTNTEGMLPEANLIFLDELLNANSAILNSMLMVLNERVFRRGRERRDLPALMIVGASNHLPEDEALRALFDRFLLRVRCDYVDPQQMNELLDAGWAIEQKQPRKPRPQLDADDVLFLQQQLATVDLQPVRSAFIQLITQLRNAGVPVSDRRAVKLQRLIAASALLCHRHTALVSDLWVMRYIWDTNEQRELIEGIVNAVVENDQSEAAHHPRAKQHERPDPEALYAEVVQLAEQWNNPDTSFSERAVIKDRLRFLNGRTAWIANDVQRNYVQQPVDELWQKIIQAS, encoded by the coding sequence ATGAACACACTGCCTGACACACTGCCCCAGGCCGAAGCACTGAACCGCGCCCTGCAACACCTCAAAGATACCTTTGTGGGCAAAGACGATATTGCCGACCTCATGGGCATCAGCCTTGTGGCGCGCGAAAATCTTTTTCTGCTCGGCCCGCCCGGCACCGCCAAAAGTGCGCTTGTGCGCGAACTGGCACTCACGCTCAACGGCCGCTCGTTCGAATACCTGCTTACCCGTTTCACCGAGCCCAACGAAATTTTTGGTCCGTTCGACATCCGCAAACTCCGCGAAGGCGAACTGGTCACCAACACCGAAGGCATGCTGCCCGAGGCCAATCTGATTTTTCTCGACGAGCTGCTCAATGCCAACAGCGCCATTCTTAACAGCATGCTTATGGTGCTCAACGAACGCGTGTTCAGGCGCGGACGCGAGCGGCGCGATTTGCCGGCGCTCATGATTGTGGGCGCAAGTAACCACCTGCCCGAAGACGAAGCCCTGCGCGCACTCTTTGACCGTTTCCTGCTGCGCGTACGCTGCGATTATGTGGATCCGCAACAGATGAATGAACTGCTGGATGCCGGCTGGGCCATTGAACAAAAGCAGCCCCGCAAGCCGCGCCCGCAGCTGGATGCAGACGATGTGCTGTTTTTGCAGCAGCAACTGGCTACGGTTGATCTGCAGCCGGTGCGCAGTGCATTTATCCAGCTCATTACACAGCTGCGCAACGCGGGTGTGCCCGTGTCTGACCGCCGCGCGGTGAAACTGCAACGCCTCATTGCGGCCAGTGCGCTGCTTTGCCACCGCCACACGGCGCTGGTGAGCGATTTGTGGGTGATGCGCTACATCTGGGATACCAATGAGCAGCGCGAACTGATTGAAGGCATTGTAAACGCCGTGGTGGAAAACGACCAGAGCGAAGCGGCACACCATCCGCGTGCAAAGCAGCACGAGCGGCCCGATCCCGAAGCGCTTTACGCCGAAGTGGTGCAGCTGGCCGAACAATGGAACAATCCCGACACAAGCTTTTCGGAGCGTGCGGTGATTAAAGACCGCCTGCGTTTCCTCAACGGCCGCACGGCATGGATTGCCAACGACGTGCAGCGCAATTATGTGCAGCAGCCCGTAGATGAGCTGTGGCAGAAAATTATTCAGGCCAGCTGA
- a CDS encoding DUF2490 domain-containing protein has translation MRLSFILLLCIMFPGFALRAQQASLGSWNIVQVKYGLTGKLSLFAEAQLRSLRFYNHFHYYEYKGGIEYKALPGLRLALGAGDYDTYREGGNFVTPKNNDEFRLWPQVQLSQQLGRFTVEQRYRAEFRFTSNGYRNRFRYRLSLLYPFGKPVNGIKPFQLSVSNELFFTNREPYFERNRLAFNFNYRITPKLTLMAGYLHQFDYRINDETGRDFLQLGVYVELKRKSTQ, from the coding sequence ATGCGTTTATCATTTATCCTTTTGCTGTGCATTATGTTTCCGGGCTTTGCTTTACGCGCACAGCAGGCAAGTCTGGGCAGCTGGAACATTGTGCAGGTAAAATACGGCCTCACCGGCAAACTCAGTTTGTTTGCCGAAGCCCAGCTGCGTTCGTTGCGCTTTTACAATCACTTTCATTACTACGAATACAAAGGCGGTATCGAATACAAGGCCCTGCCCGGTTTGCGACTTGCACTCGGCGCAGGCGATTACGATACATACCGCGAAGGCGGCAATTTTGTTACGCCAAAAAACAACGATGAATTCCGCCTCTGGCCGCAGGTGCAGTTAAGCCAGCAACTGGGCCGCTTTACGGTTGAGCAGCGCTACCGCGCCGAGTTTCGGTTCACCTCAAACGGCTACCGCAACCGGTTCCGATATCGCCTCTCGCTGCTGTATCCGTTCGGGAAACCGGTAAACGGCATAAAGCCTTTTCAGCTTAGTGTAAGCAACGAATTGTTTTTCACCAACCGCGAACCCTATTTCGAGCGAAACAGGCTGGCGTTTAATTTCAACTACCGCATCACACCCAAACTTACACTCATGGCCGGCTATCTGCATCAGTTCGACTATCGCATAAACGACGAAACCGGCCGCGACTTTTTGCAGCTTGGCGTGTATGTGGAATTGAAGAGGAAAAGTACTCAGTGA
- a CDS encoding tetratricopeptide repeat protein — protein sequence MSKRIFTFRFSWPFFALCVLLAAVAACSGSDDKKPAADTVAASSPYLNHSDSAKYVGMNTCKGCHQNIYETFIHTGMGRSFDTANTAKTSASFGNNSTIYDKYRNLWYHSYFSGGKMFISEYRLDGRDTIYKRTEQVDYIVGSGQHTNSHIYSVNGYLFQMPMTFYTQKGKWDLPPGFEDGHNSRFDRKIGLECMSCHNTLPGFVKGSENKFTEIPDGITCERCHGPGSIHVQQKMAGNLVDTSKFIDYSIVNPGKLQPDLQFDVCQRCHLQGNAVLQPGKSFFDFKPGMKLNSVMTVFMPKYEGAEDEFIMASHAERLKMSACFLQSQPKGGVQDELHPYRSSFTCVTCHNPHITVKQTGSATFNATCTGCHAPGSTKSKLHGCNAPVKTLTAAQNDCVSCHMPRSGSIDIPHVTVHDHWIRRPAADAKAEGAKTAADVKKFLGLYAVNDPNPSAQTKGRAYLQQYEKFTPDPQFLDSAKRFLPDLRSNFCELVQLSFLRNDFAGVVALVNRTGVRTALDSVLLRESWDNHHAWAAYRIGESYYKTGNAQTAELFYKKAADLAPFHPDFRAKYGLVLAVNKKNFEARTQLQMVLDAYPKHVQANTNLGYLWLLEGNDQKAEQCYKTALRYDPDDDQALLNMAGLQLYRGNNAAALALVNQCLNVHPENQQAKQLQQQLKQPNR from the coding sequence GTGAGCAAACGCATTTTCACTTTTCGTTTTTCATGGCCGTTTTTTGCGCTGTGTGTGCTTCTTGCCGCAGTGGCAGCCTGTTCGGGCAGCGATGATAAAAAGCCTGCGGCCGATACGGTTGCCGCCTCAAGTCCCTACCTCAACCACAGCGATTCGGCCAAATACGTGGGCATGAACACCTGCAAAGGCTGCCACCAGAATATTTACGAAACGTTCATTCACACCGGCATGGGCCGCTCGTTTGATACAGCCAACACGGCAAAAACGTCGGCCAGTTTCGGAAACAATTCCACTATTTACGACAAGTACCGCAACCTCTGGTATCACAGCTATTTCAGCGGCGGCAAAATGTTTATCAGCGAATACCGGCTCGATGGGCGTGATACGATTTACAAACGCACCGAGCAGGTGGATTACATTGTAGGTTCGGGGCAACACACCAATTCGCACATTTATTCGGTAAACGGCTATCTGTTTCAAATGCCCATGACGTTTTACACGCAAAAGGGCAAGTGGGATCTGCCGCCGGGTTTTGAAGACGGGCACAACTCGCGGTTTGATCGCAAGATCGGCTTGGAGTGTATGAGTTGCCACAACACCTTGCCCGGTTTTGTAAAAGGTTCGGAGAATAAGTTTACCGAAATTCCCGACGGCATTACCTGCGAGCGTTGCCACGGGCCCGGCTCCATACATGTGCAGCAGAAAATGGCGGGCAATCTGGTAGATACGTCCAAATTCATTGATTACTCCATTGTAAACCCCGGCAAGCTGCAACCTGATTTACAGTTTGATGTGTGTCAGCGTTGCCATTTACAGGGCAATGCGGTGCTGCAGCCGGGCAAATCGTTTTTTGATTTTAAGCCCGGCATGAAACTGAATTCGGTGATGACGGTGTTTATGCCCAAGTACGAGGGTGCCGAAGATGAATTTATAATGGCTTCGCATGCCGAGCGGTTGAAAATGAGCGCCTGCTTTTTGCAGTCGCAGCCCAAAGGCGGTGTGCAGGATGAGTTGCATCCGTACCGCAGCAGCTTTACGTGTGTAACCTGCCACAATCCGCACATTACGGTAAAGCAAACGGGTTCGGCCACATTCAACGCTACTTGTACGGGCTGCCATGCGCCGGGAAGCACAAAGAGTAAGCTGCATGGCTGCAATGCGCCGGTAAAAACGCTAACTGCGGCACAAAACGATTGTGTATCGTGTCACATGCCGCGCTCGGGTTCTATTGATATTCCGCATGTCACTGTGCACGATCACTGGATCAGAAGGCCGGCGGCGGATGCAAAAGCGGAAGGCGCAAAAACGGCAGCTGATGTAAAGAAGTTTCTTGGTTTGTATGCGGTGAATGATCCCAACCCTTCGGCACAAACCAAGGGCCGGGCGTATTTGCAGCAGTACGAGAAATTTACGCCCGATCCGCAGTTTCTGGATTCGGCCAAACGCTTTTTGCCTGATTTACGCAGCAATTTCTGCGAACTTGTGCAGCTTTCTTTTTTGCGCAACGATTTTGCCGGTGTGGTGGCGCTGGTTAACCGCACAGGTGTGCGCACGGCCTTAGACAGTGTGCTGCTGCGCGAAAGCTGGGATAACCATCATGCCTGGGCGGCGTACCGTATCGGCGAATCGTATTACAAAACCGGCAATGCGCAAACCGCCGAACTCTTTTACAAAAAAGCCGCCGACCTTGCGCCGTTTCATCCTGATTTCCGCGCCAAGTACGGCTTGGTGCTGGCCGTAAACAAAAAGAATTTCGAAGCCCGCACACAGCTGCAGATGGTGCTTGATGCCTATCCGAAACATGTGCAGGCCAACACCAACCTCGGCTACCTCTGGCTGCTCGAAGGCAACGACCAGAAAGCCGAGCAATGCTACAAAACCGCGCTCAGGTATGATCCTGACGATGATCAGGCGCTGCTTAACATGGCCGGTTTGCAGCTTTACCGGGGCAACAATGCCGCCGCACTTGCGTTAGTAAATCAATGTCTGAACGTACACCCCGAAAATCAGCAGGCCAAACAGCTGCAGCAACAGCTGAAACAGCCGAACCGGTAA
- a CDS encoding agmatinase family protein, translating to MTKAEKIAAFDPNSPGDPNSSIYGLPFTCDEADTVVVPVPWDVTVSYSDGTANGPEAIFEASFQVDLYDPYVKDAWKSGIAIDELPVRVKAKSEELREKAKLYIDAIINGDDPGQKPELKAILNAVNAACVELNGHVNDRTGHWLDKGKCVALLGGDHSTPFGFFEALAARNESFAILQIDAHADLREAYEGFIFSHASIMYNALRIPQISKLVQVGIRDYCQAEAELVENSNGRVVTFYDRDIKQAAYTGRSWAEQCSIIVNELPQKVYISFDIDGLDPKLCPNTGTPVAGGFEFEQAVYLMQQVVESGRTIIALDLNEVAPDPNGLNEWDANVGARLLQRMCHLMARSQKKI from the coding sequence ATGACCAAAGCCGAAAAAATTGCCGCTTTCGACCCGAACAGCCCGGGCGATCCCAATAGTTCCATTTATGGTTTGCCGTTTACCTGCGACGAAGCCGACACCGTGGTTGTGCCCGTGCCGTGGGACGTAACCGTATCGTACAGCGACGGTACGGCAAACGGACCGGAAGCCATTTTCGAAGCCTCGTTTCAGGTTGATTTGTATGATCCGTATGTGAAGGATGCCTGGAAATCGGGCATTGCCATTGATGAACTGCCGGTGCGCGTAAAAGCAAAATCGGAGGAGCTTCGCGAAAAAGCAAAACTGTATATCGACGCCATCATCAACGGCGATGATCCCGGGCAAAAGCCCGAACTGAAAGCTATTCTCAACGCTGTAAACGCAGCCTGCGTAGAGCTCAACGGCCATGTAAACGACCGCACCGGCCACTGGCTCGATAAAGGCAAATGCGTGGCGCTGCTGGGCGGCGACCACAGCACACCCTTCGGCTTCTTCGAAGCACTGGCAGCACGCAACGAAAGCTTTGCCATTTTACAGATTGATGCGCATGCCGATTTGCGCGAAGCATACGAAGGCTTCATCTTCTCACATGCGTCCATAATGTACAACGCGCTGCGCATTCCGCAAATCAGCAAATTAGTGCAGGTGGGCATACGCGATTATTGCCAGGCCGAAGCCGAACTGGTGGAAAACTCAAACGGCCGCGTGGTTACGTTTTACGACCGCGACATCAAGCAGGCAGCCTACACCGGCCGCAGCTGGGCCGAACAGTGCAGCATCATTGTAAACGAGCTTCCGCAAAAAGTTTACATCAGCTTCGATATCGACGGACTTGATCCGAAGCTTTGCCCGAACACAGGAACGCCTGTGGCCGGAGGCTTTGAGTTTGAGCAGGCTGTATATCTCATGCAGCAGGTAGTGGAAAGCGGCCGCACCATTATTGCACTCGACCTGAACGAAGTGGCTCCCGATCCCAACGGACTCAACGAGTGGGATGCCAACGTGGGCGCACGCCTTTTACAACGCATGTGCCACCTCATGGCACGTTCGCAGAAAAAGATTTAA
- a CDS encoding RNA methyltransferase: MQRYNKALYDYLIGFISEQRKEKFENYILNRTRYVTVAVEDIYQTHNASAVLRSAECFGIQDVHIIENRNRYRPSAEVAKGAEKWLTLHYHNKHENNTQACIQHLRNEGYRIVATTPHERDQMIYDLDVSKGKIALFFGTEIEGISEEVRNEADEFVKIPMFGFTESFNISVSAAICLYEIKQKLTDALPWQLSETEKEDILLTWVKQSVREPELLEKEFQKILNTGLQAGEAERS, from the coding sequence ATGCAGCGATACAACAAGGCGCTGTATGATTACCTCATCGGCTTCATCAGCGAACAACGCAAAGAGAAATTCGAAAATTACATCCTCAACCGCACACGCTATGTAACCGTGGCGGTTGAGGATATTTACCAGACACACAACGCCAGCGCCGTGCTGCGCAGTGCCGAGTGTTTCGGTATTCAGGATGTACACATTATTGAAAACCGAAACCGCTACCGCCCCAGTGCCGAAGTGGCAAAAGGTGCCGAAAAATGGCTCACCCTGCACTACCACAACAAGCACGAAAACAACACGCAGGCCTGCATTCAGCATTTACGCAACGAAGGCTACCGCATTGTGGCCACTACCCCGCACGAACGCGATCAGATGATTTATGATCTGGATGTGAGCAAGGGAAAAATTGCGCTGTTCTTCGGTACCGAAATTGAAGGAATTTCGGAGGAAGTACGCAACGAGGCCGATGAGTTTGTGAAAATTCCGATGTTCGGATTTACCGAGAGCTTCAACATCTCTGTATCAGCCGCTATCTGTTTGTACGAAATCAAACAGAAACTCACCGATGCGTTGCCGTGGCAGTTATCGGAAACCGAAAAAGAAGATATCCTGCTTACCTGGGTAAAGCAATCGGTGCGTGAGCCTGAACTGCTGGAGAAAGAGTTTCAGAAAATCCTCAACACCGGACTTCAGGCCGGCGAAGCAGAGCGCAGTTAA
- the pdxH gene encoding pyridoxamine 5'-phosphate oxidase, producing MENLRDYINKLRHDFSKLTLDETMVHSNPVQQFETWFKAAVEAQVNEPNAMAVSTVSQAGRPSSRIVLLRNFDENGFVFYTNYNSRKGHEIAANPHAAMLFFWPELERQVRIEGRLLVQTAAESDSYFASRPRGSRLGAWTSPQSSKISSRLVLDTELAAMDKRFENQEVPRPEWWGGYVLQPDYFEFWQGRESRLHDRICFEKDAAGHWITARLAP from the coding sequence ATGGAAAATTTAAGAGATTACATAAACAAACTACGCCACGATTTCTCCAAGCTTACGCTTGATGAAACGATGGTACACAGCAACCCTGTGCAGCAGTTCGAAACCTGGTTTAAAGCGGCTGTAGAGGCGCAGGTAAACGAACCCAATGCCATGGCGGTTTCAACCGTAAGCCAGGCGGGCCGGCCTTCGTCGCGCATTGTGCTGCTGCGCAATTTCGACGAAAACGGTTTTGTGTTTTACACCAACTACAACAGCCGCAAGGGGCACGAAATAGCGGCCAATCCGCATGCGGCGATGCTTTTTTTCTGGCCCGAGCTTGAGCGGCAGGTGCGCATTGAAGGACGTTTGCTTGTGCAAACCGCCGCCGAAAGCGACAGCTATTTTGCCAGCCGTCCGCGCGGCAGCCGTTTAGGCGCCTGGACATCGCCGCAAAGCAGCAAAATAAGCAGTCGTCTGGTGCTTGATACTGAGCTGGCGGCAATGGATAAACGCTTCGAAAATCAGGAAGTGCCGCGGCCCGAATGGTGGGGCGGTTATGTGTTGCAGCCCGATTATTTCGAGTTCTGGCAGGGCCGTGAAAGCCGCCTGCACGATCGTATCTGCTTCGAGAAAGATGCCGCAGGCCACTGGATTACCGCGCGCCTTGCGCCGTAG
- a CDS encoding YqgE/AlgH family protein, which translates to MKLFPANTFTPTQGRLLVADPFLDDDYFRRAVVLLIEHNEKGSLGFVLNKPVELRLHEVIDDFPQYDEPVHFGGPVQRDQLYYIHTLGDTIEGSIQVSKNLWWLGDFTQVRELLSAGMLGPHNVRFFIGYAGWEADQLEREMKDRSWYVARASHELIFDRHFNENWGRVMRSISADHALMAGFPEDPSMN; encoded by the coding sequence ATGAAATTATTCCCGGCCAATACATTTACCCCTACTCAAGGCCGCCTGCTGGTAGCCGATCCGTTTCTCGACGATGATTATTTCCGACGCGCCGTAGTGCTGCTCATCGAACACAACGAAAAAGGTTCGCTGGGTTTTGTGCTTAACAAACCGGTAGAGCTGCGCCTGCACGAAGTGATTGACGATTTTCCGCAGTACGATGAGCCTGTACATTTTGGCGGCCCCGTGCAGCGCGATCAGCTTTACTACATACACACCCTTGGCGATACCATTGAAGGCAGCATACAGGTAAGCAAAAACCTCTGGTGGCTGGGCGATTTTACACAGGTGCGCGAACTGCTTTCCGCCGGTATGCTGGGCCCGCACAACGTGCGCTTTTTTATTGGCTATGCCGGCTGGGAAGCCGATCAGCTGGAGCGCGAAATGAAAGACCGCTCCTGGTACGTGGCCCGCGCCTCACACGAACTTATTTTCGACCGCCACTTCAACGAAAACTGGGGCCGTGTCATGCGAAGTATCAGCGCCGATCATGCCCTTATGGCTGGTTTCCCGGAAGATCCTTCGATGAATTAA
- a CDS encoding phosphoglucomutase/phosphomannomutase family protein, whose product MYQIKFGTDGWRAIIAKEFTVENVARVTEGTVKWLKQQKPGAAVVVGHDCRFAGDLFAETTAKVLLHHGIKVYLAKGFVSTPMVSLGARNYGADLGIIVTASHNPPSYNGYKLKASYGGPLSPEGIAEIEPLIPEVAETPLDSLKLADFEASGLLKIVPLEDDYIRHVEASFDLDAIRNSNLNLAYDAMYGAGQNVIRRLFPDATLLHCEHNPSFDGQAPEPILRNLEEFASVIRESGDIDVGLATDGDADRIGLFDSKGNFVDSHHIILLLIHYLAKYKGMRGKVCTAFSTTVKIKNICEHYGLPLEVVKIGFKYICGIMVKEDVLVGGEESGGIAIKGHIPERDGIWMGLVIWEFMAKSGKSLNALIEEVYAITGTFAFERIDLHLEEADKNRIVANCKNGTYKAFGNYTVARVDDLDGWKFFIDENRWVMIRASGTEPVLRTYAEAATREEAFAILEAAHKTLLG is encoded by the coding sequence ATGTACCAGATCAAATTCGGCACCGACGGCTGGCGGGCCATTATAGCGAAAGAATTTACCGTTGAAAATGTAGCCCGCGTTACCGAAGGCACCGTAAAATGGCTTAAGCAGCAAAAGCCCGGCGCCGCTGTGGTAGTTGGACACGACTGCCGTTTTGCCGGCGATCTGTTTGCCGAAACCACCGCCAAAGTGCTGCTTCACCACGGCATCAAAGTGTATCTGGCCAAAGGTTTTGTGAGCACGCCCATGGTATCGCTCGGTGCGCGCAACTACGGTGCCGATTTGGGCATTATCGTAACCGCCAGTCACAACCCGCCGTCGTACAACGGCTATAAACTCAAGGCTTCCTACGGCGGCCCGCTTTCGCCCGAAGGCATTGCCGAAATTGAACCGCTCATTCCCGAAGTGGCCGAAACGCCGCTCGACAGTCTTAAACTGGCTGATTTCGAAGCCTCGGGCCTGCTCAAAATTGTGCCGCTCGAAGACGATTACATCCGCCACGTAGAAGCCAGCTTCGATCTCGATGCCATCCGCAATTCGAACCTCAATCTGGCGTATGATGCCATGTACGGTGCCGGACAAAATGTAATCCGTCGTTTATTCCCCGATGCCACCCTGCTGCATTGCGAGCACAACCCGAGTTTCGACGGACAGGCGCCGGAGCCTATTCTGCGCAACCTCGAAGAGTTTGCCAGCGTGATCCGCGAATCGGGCGATATTGATGTGGGCCTCGCTACCGACGGCGATGCCGACCGTATCGGCCTGTTCGACAGCAAGGGCAATTTTGTCGATTCGCACCACATCATTCTCCTGCTCATTCACTACTTAGCCAAATACAAAGGCATGCGCGGCAAAGTGTGCACCGCGTTCAGCACCACTGTGAAAATTAAGAACATCTGTGAGCACTATGGCTTGCCGCTCGAAGTGGTGAAAATCGGCTTCAAATACATCTGCGGCATCATGGTGAAGGAAGATGTGCTGGTGGGCGGCGAAGAATCGGGCGGTATTGCCATAAAAGGCCATATTCCCGAGCGCGACGGCATCTGGATGGGCCTTGTCATCTGGGAATTCATGGCCAAAAGCGGCAAATCGCTCAACGCCCTCATCGAAGAAGTATATGCCATTACCGGCACCTTCGCCTTCGAACGTATCGACCTGCACCTCGAAGAAGCCGACAAAAACCGCATCGTAGCCAACTGCAAAAACGGCACCTACAAAGCCTTCGGCAACTACACCGTAGCCCGCGTGGACGATCTCGACGGCTGGAAGTTTTTTATCGACGAGAACCGCTGGGTAATGATCCGCGCCTCAGGCACAGAGCCGGTGCTGCGTACCTACGCCGAGGCCGCTACCCGTGAGGAGGCATTTGCTATTCTGGAGGCAGCGCATAAGACGTTGCTGGGGTAG
- the mltG gene encoding endolytic transglycosylase MltG, whose product MASKSSSPVKKIILVVLLLALAAGGWMGWNMFLRGNVQTKDHSPEFLYVRTGSTMEDLMALLETKKLIKDRASFEWMAKLKKFETVKPGRYRIKDGMSNRELINLLAAGLQEPVTFTFNSVRTKEHLAGRVGGKLEADSAALLELLNDDSYLSKYGLNSSNVMTLFMPDEYSFKWNTSAEEFMQSMAAVYKDFWTAERKQLARSIGLSQTEVITLAAIVEAEQSRYADERPTIAGLYMNRLNEGMPLQSDPTVIYALGDFSIQRVLRSDLDVNSPYNTYRNKGLPPGPIRLPQPESIDAVLSYKRNNYIYMCAEYGTGRHKFTSSYDQHLKNAEAYQKALDKANINR is encoded by the coding sequence ATGGCATCCAAATCATCTTCACCCGTTAAAAAAATTATCCTTGTTGTGCTGCTGCTTGCACTGGCTGCGGGCGGCTGGATGGGCTGGAATATGTTTCTGCGCGGCAATGTGCAAACCAAAGACCACAGCCCTGAGTTTTTGTATGTGCGCACCGGCAGCACCATGGAAGACCTCATGGCGCTGCTCGAAACAAAGAAGCTGATCAAAGACCGCGCTTCGTTTGAGTGGATGGCCAAACTCAAAAAGTTTGAAACCGTAAAGCCCGGCCGCTACCGCATTAAAGACGGCATGAGCAACCGCGAACTCATTAACCTGCTTGCCGCCGGTTTGCAGGAGCCGGTTACGTTTACGTTTAACAGTGTGCGCACAAAAGAGCACTTAGCCGGCAGGGTAGGAGGCAAGCTCGAAGCCGATTCGGCCGCGCTGCTGGAGTTGCTTAATGATGATTCGTACCTCAGCAAATACGGATTGAACAGCAGCAATGTAATGACGCTGTTCATGCCCGACGAATACAGCTTTAAATGGAACACTTCGGCCGAGGAATTTATGCAAAGCATGGCGGCGGTGTATAAGGATTTCTGGACTGCCGAGCGCAAACAGCTTGCGCGCAGCATTGGCCTTAGTCAGACCGAAGTGATTACACTTGCCGCCATTGTAGAAGCCGAGCAAAGCCGCTATGCCGATGAACGCCCCACCATAGCCGGTCTCTACATGAACCGCCTTAACGAAGGCATGCCGCTGCAATCGGACCCGACTGTGATTTACGCGCTTGGCGATTTCAGTATTCAACGTGTGCTGCGCAGCGATCTGGATGTGAATTCGCCCTACAACACGTATCGCAACAAAGGCTTACCGCCCGGCCCCATCCGCCTGCCGCAGCCCGAAAGTATTGATGCGGTGCTCAGCTACAAACGCAACAATTATATCTACATGTGTGCCGAGTATGGCACCGGCCGCCACAAATTCACCAGCAGCTACGATCAGCATTTAAAAAATGCAGAGGCGTATCAGAAAGCGTTGGATAAAGCGAATATTAACAGGTAA